One genomic segment of Cololabis saira isolate AMF1-May2022 chromosome 22, fColSai1.1, whole genome shotgun sequence includes these proteins:
- the pxdc1b gene encoding PX domain-containing protein 1 — protein sequence MASAVFEGTSLVNMFVRDCWVNGIRRLIISQRGEEEEFFEIRTEWSDRNILYLHRSYSDLGRLFKRLLESFPEDRRDLSKSPLIEGLVKIKEAHDIEEKLNEVERLLKNAINMPCKYSRSEVMLTFFERSPLDQVLRNDKVHRIQPCFDSPIKISEIMRSNGFCLANTETIVFDHSIPEEKERPSSTDSVEHTYEDGTEFLPMDTDVCDEETEAYVTNLSYYHLVPFETDILE from the exons ATGGCATCGGCCGTGTTTGAAGGCACGTCTCTGGTCAACATGTTCGTGCGGGACTGCTGGGTGAACGGGATCCGCAGGCTCATCATCAGCCAGCGCGGCGAGGAAGAGGAGTTCTTCGAGATCCGCACCGAGTGGTCCGACAGGAATATCTTGTACTTGCACCGGAGTTACTCGGACCTGGGGCGGCTGTTTAAGAGGCTGCTGGAGTCGTTCCCCGAGGACAGGCGAGATCTCTCTAAATCCCCCCTGATAGAAG GGTTGGTGAAAATCAAAGAGGCACATGACATCGAGGAGAAGCTGAATGAGGTGGAGAGATTACTGAAGAACGCCATCAACATGCCCTGCAAG TATTCCAGGTCAGAGGTGATGCTGACCTTCTTCGAGCGCTCGCCGCTGGACCAGGTGTTGAGAAATGACAAGGTCCACAGAATCCAGCCCTGCTTTGACAGTCCAATCAAGATATCAG AAATCATGCGGTCGAACGGCTTTTGTCTGGCCAACACAGAGACCATAGTGTTTGATCACAGCATACCAGAGGAAAAGGAGAGACCTTCATCCACGGACTCCGTGGAGCACAC GTATGAAGATGGAACAGAGTTTCTGCCGATGGACACAGATGTGTGTGATGAGGAAACGGAGGCGTATGTCACCAACCTGTCCTACTACCATCTGGTCCCGTTCGAGACGGACATCCTGGAATGA